From Arachis hypogaea cultivar Tifrunner chromosome 3, arahy.Tifrunner.gnm2.J5K5, whole genome shotgun sequence:
acttgattaataataaataaccataatattaataaaaagctCATATGAGAAGCATTCAATTAGATTGAGACCCATAAAACTTTTCTTCAAATGGCTATAAAATATATCCTCCAGTGACTATATAGTATATACATTGTCTAGTTTTGTCCCACTAGGTTATCACTACTAGGGTTTAGTGGAATTCTGTTTGCTTATTGAAATCTGAAAATTGGATGGTGTTCTTCCAAGAAGTCAACTCCAAAGGAATTAGTCCTTCATCAGAGGAAAGCACAGCATGTGCCATCAAATTACCTAGCCACCCATGGTACAACAACCCCCTTGCACCTAACCCTCCAAAAAGCCAATACTTGCAAGTTTGATTTCCTTCCATGATATCATTGATACAACCCAAAAGTGGAAGCGACCCGAGGGAAGTGAGTGGTGGCATTGCCCTAAGACCAGCTCTTGCTCCGGTGAAATCCCAATTCATTATTCTGGGATAAATGACAGAGGCCTTTGGCAGAAGCTCCGTAAGAGCACTTGATGCTTCATCCGGTGAAACACTGGGTGAGGAGTTGCTCGATTTCCACTCCCATGTTGAACCGACATGCAGTTCACGAGGACTCTTAACGGCAATCCATGCATCTGATAGTATCGAGGGTCCACGCTCAGGATAACCTTCGCTGAAATAGAGGGCAAAGAGAATTCTTGAATAAATGGAACATGACATTGAAGCAAATTACATAGCTACTTGGGTGTGCTTCGCAAAAGGGAATTTTTCCAACACAGAATACTTCACCTTATATCATCGGGCAATTCCAGGTGCGCAATAACACCTCTACATGTCCTCAAAGGAAGCCTACCAGAGAACTCAGGAAGCATGTTCACTTTGGCCCCTAAGCATATGATGACTGCGTCATATTCTCCTGAGACGAAAAAAGGTGTTTTGAATAATGAAAAAGTCTGCTCATAATTACAAGTTATTACCAAATAAACAAGCCAAGAAACAGCTTATAGTTCACAGCCTCTTAGTGTGATGACCGTGATAACACTACAAAGTAAGAAGTAGACATCGACCATAAAGACAAACAGATACTTCATCTCACTAGTGTGTTTGGTTGCCTAACTATTACTATAATGATGGGAAAACTGAGCATAAAACGTGTATGCTAGGAGAGTTGAGTTAAAAGAAAAGTGGCTGAATGACACCATGTTAGGTAAGGTGAAATAGGGGTTGCTTAGAGAAGCATGTAATTAATAAGAGAAAGGATTGGAGAGATCGAATTCTGATTCTACCGTGGGATATTGGGATGTCTCAGTTAGTGACATGAGAGGGTGAGGCATTTGCTGGCTTAGGCTTGGAGGGTGCTAAACCCCTACGCTAcacttttttcttcatattttctgtTTCCCTAATACTTGTAGATCAGTCCTCATTGGAGTGACTCTATCATAAAGCAATATACAAGCATTTTATTCCTGAACTTTTAGCTCTTTGGACTTCTCATATAATGAATAGATAAATATAAACAAGAGAAGTAGCATAGGAATAAGCTATTTTATGATGCCATAATCTCCGGTGTAAGGGAAGATGGACACTGCACTGAGCtgttaatttaaaagatatctgCAAGACTACGATATTATCTAAAATCCATTTTGTATAAATTTCTTTAGCTACTTTTCTCATGTTATAGCCATATCCTTGTAATAAACGAAATATGCATAATAACGATTACCTCTATGTAAGTAACAATTTGACACTGTTAGatgcttctttccttttttttggtATGTTGATGGGTCAAATTACCAACTCATGCAGTTATCCACTCAGACTGTCAGAGGTTTAGAAAGAATTTTGAAGATGTTCGAAAGTCAAGGTTGTACAATTATACGATGTTTTATTTAGCtacaattttgttgcattagaacTAAATCTGAAGCATAACATTCACTTAATTTTAGGAAAAGTAAGAAGAAAGACACTGAGTTGTACTAAAAAGGGCCAAAGATATAACAATGCATATTACCATCAAACTCGGAAAGTCTATTGACAGGTCGTCTGTGCAACTGGAGCAATTTCTTTCCAGAGTCAAAAGTAGAGGATTCTGTCACCAAATTCTCACATGACCAGAAAAGTGCCTATTAAATTATTGAAATAAGTAAACCTCAAAAATAATAATGGCCATATAAGGGCGTTAAAgggtatttttaaaacaaacgAAAACAAAAGGCATAGCATCACTCATTCAAACCTGAAGATAGTTTTGAGATTGGATATTAAGTGCTTCAGGCATATAGAAAGCTGTGTCAAATGGTACACATATCCCAGGTACGAGCTCCTGAGCTGCTTCTTTACTAAGGGTATCTACTCTGCAGCTTGGAAGCGAAGTTTTGACATTCTGATCACATAAAGGAAGGTTGAGTGAAATAATTACTAGCCAGTCTATCTAGAATCTACTAGTTCAAGGAGATTACAGCATTCAATTTGGTCATATTCTTCAGATTCGTTGCCAGTCTTAAGATCCCCCTGAAGTCATCTGATTTCATCAGCAACATAGAGGAATGCTAAGACTCCAATGGAAAGCATGAAAGGCTAGAACAAAGTGTTAGTTTCAATAAAATTTAGTAGTTTCAAGTATCTTCCAATTCATTTCATAAAGTCTACAAGTTTGAGTATATAAAGAACCTTTGAAGTAAAAGATGTATTGCATTATATCATGTTACCCTTATAacaccaaaaaaacaaaaaaagaagaaagagagaaaacaACATCAAGAGCTGATAATATATATTCTCAGCACAATTATAATATCATTTGTGAACACATGAGACCAAGTCACATCAGGACATTCAGAAGCAATGTAAAGAGTAAAGGGTTACATGCAAAgttaaaaattctttaaaaaataaaataacaaaattaaaattttaagaacaaGATATAATTAAACCTTTTCTGATAAGCAAAAGCTTTCACATTTTCATCAGATTGTCCAATTTTGCAGTCCCTGGAAACACTAGCTTCTTCAGCTACTTTCAAAAGCTTTATGCTATCTTTCCAACACTGAGCACCCTCCCAGAGAAGGTTTACTACATTAGCATTAATCCATCAGCAAGGGCTCCACATGAAAATCAAAACCTAGCACAGAAGTGGGATTTATATCACAAGAAAAATGAGATACCTTTTGGCGAATAAGGGTGAAGAAGACCCCCAGAAATCCCAGAGGCACCCCCACCGATGCCCACTTCATCATATATGTCAATTCTTAGGTCCAACTCCTTCGGACTGTGCTGCAATATTACTTATGACAAAACAcagaaaacatataaaaaaaaagtgatcaaaatcaaaatcaaagcaaACTCTTGACAGagaattttgcactaaaagaaTATGTGGGTAAATTACTACTCCGTTCAATTTACAATATCTGTCACTTTGAAGAACTTTTCTTGTTTCAATATATCTGTCATTCTCATATTCCAATATAACATTCATTGAGCATTTTCTACTTTTACCTTACACATAAAGCACAATTAACATTACATTATAGATTAGCTATTAAATAGAGATATTTTTTTCCCATGGTATTCCCGACTCAGCAGATCAAAGACTAATATGACATGGATCGAAGCTCCATTTAAAGGGTTGCCACTAGCAAATAGGTTGCTACGTTTGAAAACCCCGGGACTTATTTAAGCGGGTGAATGAACTAACTACTCGACCAATTTAAGTTGGTAAAAAGAGATATTTTACTGAACAATTTTATAATCAATTCTTGATTTTCGTCCCAAATGACTAAAGTGACCGAAATTGTAAACGCCAGATAGTAACTGCTTAACGGTAACATTAGCTAAAGGAAACAATTTTGGAAGGAGACTAATCAGACTATAACAGTACCTTCAACAAATGCCAAACAACGGAGAGCCCAGCGAATCCAGCACCAAGCACCGCGCACCTAAAACGAAGAACCACCACGTGTCAGTTTTTTGTTAATCAAATATACTGAATACGGATTCCATGAATGTTATAATCAAAGAAGACAAGACCTGAGAGAACGTTGACTTAGAGAACAATGGAACCGAACAACTGGGGAAGGTGGGCGAGAAACACGATTGACAGCGTTAAGTTTGGAAGATGATGAACGGcgtaaaatgcaagaattagggTTCGGCCATAGATTGAGACCCTTCATTCCCACCTTTACGCCTTCTCAGCCTGCCTGCTTGCTCTATCTCTATGTAATGGAGGCAATGAGTGCCTTTTTTAAGACGAAGCAGCAAATAGATGCTATCTGATACCTATAGTCGAATTTGGTTACTCAGTTTTATTATCTCATCACTCGTCAGCCTATCACGGCTGAGGCGCTAAATATGTTTTCAACTCAGTTTTCACTTTTCAAGTCACatatggctaattttttttatcttaaaaaaatggTTAAATTTTACAGTAGTctctatatttttattgaaattgtaaattaatctttatattttaaaaatttataattgagtcctttaaactttaaaaatacTTAACACTCATATCAaaacatcgaatgataataagagaggattaaatatagcgaatttaaagacaaaaaagcacgttttcaatcataacacaaaatcagaaaaaaaaagtgtaaaacatgcaaattctatgaataaatataagattagtggataaaattcactcaattaagcataagatgtaccacgaaatagtggtgcattattcctaaacaaaatttaaattttataatttagtccCTATCGTTCAAACAAcgtttgatttaacagaatattcgtCTATATTCACTATTTTAAACATGTGAATTACACGTGTTTGACAATAAGGACTAATTTGTAATTTTAATAGAAGTATAGGGACCAAGTGTATAATGAGTAATTTGACTAATTTCCATAACAGCATACCACCC
This genomic window contains:
- the LOC112790145 gene encoding uncharacterized protein, with the protein product MKGLNLWPNPNSCILRRSSSSKLNAVNRVSRPPSPVVRFHCSLSQRSLRCAVLGAGFAGLSVVWHLLKHSPKELDLRIDIYDEVGIGGGASGISGGLLHPYSPKVNLLWEGAQCWKDSIKLLKVAEEASVSRDCKIGQSDENVKAFAYQKRGILRLATNLKNMTKLNANVKTSLPSCRVDTLSKEAAQELVPGICVPFDTAFYMPEALNIQSQNYLQALFWSCENLVTESSTFDSGKKLLQLHRRPVNRLSEFDGEYDAVIICLGAKVNMLPEFSGRLPLRTCRGVIAHLELPDDISEGYPERGPSILSDAWIAVKSPRELHVGSTWEWKSSNSSPSVSPDEASSALTELLPKASVIYPRIMNWDFTGARAGLRAMPPLTSLGSLPLLGCINDIMEGNQTCKYWLFGGLGARGLLYHGWLGNLMAHAVLSSDEGLIPLELTSWKNTIQFSDFNKQTEFH